The following is a genomic window from Adhaeribacter radiodurans.
CCCATCGGGGGCGGTAGTAGCTCCGGTAGAGGTGCCTTTTAACAGCACTGTTACCCCGGGTAAAGGATCACCGGTACCTGAAGAAACCCGTCCTGAAATAGTCCAGGTAACTACTTTGGTAATGCTGTTACTTTTGGGTGCGGCTAACCCCGGGGTAGGAGAGAAAGTAGCAGCAGCTTTGGCTGAATTACCAACACTACCACTTAAGGTGCAGACCAGTATTAAACTGCAAATTTGCAATTGCCAGTCAGGTGTAAAAGGTTTTTTCATAATGGATTGTTAAAGGTTTGTTCTGTAATAAAGCTAAGATTATTTTCTAAATGAGTTGATTTTCAAAGGTTTGTTTTTTAAAATTTAGAAAACTTTTCATGAAATTTTAGTTTGATTGGATGTTTTTCATTAATGAAAGTACTTAGTGTGAAAAAATGCATGAATGCCTCTTTTTTATTGATTTATTAGAAAAATGCGGCGTTATAAAAGAAGTTTGGAAAAGTAGCTTACAGATAAGAATACAGGCAAATTTCCGGGCAGCACGTACGAATAAGAGAAATAATAGTAGCTTCACTTTAAATAAAGTTTTAACTTAATTAATTATAAGTAAGCGTGCCACTATTTCTACCAGTTAAAGATAAATTCCCTGTTTTTGGCGAGAATTGCTTTATTGCCGAAAATGCCACTGTTGTGGGTGATGTTGTATGCGGAGCAGATTGTACTATTTGGTTTAATGCGGTTGTAAGAGGCGATGTAAACAGCATCCGGATTGGCAATAAAACTAATATTCAGGATGGCGCTATTATCCATTGTACCTACGAACGGGCCGCAACGGTAATTGGCAACAACGTTTCGGTGGGGCATAATGCTATTGTACACGGTTGCACCATAGAAGATAACGTACTAATTGGCATGGGTGCTATTGTAATGGATAAAGCAGTCGTTCAGCAAAACTGCATTGTAGCGGCCGGAGCCACGGTGCTCGAAAATACTGTTTGCGAAGCCGGGTATATTTATGCAGGTACTCCCGCCCGGAAAGTAAAACCCGTTAGCGAAGAGCAAATTGCCAACATGGCGCGCACGGCTAGTAACTAT
Proteins encoded in this region:
- a CDS encoding gamma carbonic anhydrase family protein; the protein is MPLFLPVKDKFPVFGENCFIAENATVVGDVVCGADCTIWFNAVVRGDVNSIRIGNKTNIQDGAIIHCTYERAATVIGNNVSVGHNAIVHGCTIEDNVLIGMGAIVMDKAVVQQNCIVAAGATVLENTVCEAGYIYAGTPARKVKPVSEEQIANMARTASNYVMYAGWFKPQTSE